The Stenotrophomonas sp. BIO128-Bstrain region TCATGGACTACCGCGTGCGTGGCTTCACCCGTGACGTGAAGGGCAAGAAGCACTACATCGATCACAAGATCAACTCGATCCAGAACTTCCTGGCCAAGAACATCAAGTCGCGCTACGAGATGTTCGACGTCAATGTCTATCAGGAAAACATCTTCCACACGAAGATGCACCTGAAGGACTTCGACCTGGACCAGTACCTGTTCGAAGAGAAGGCCAAGAACCTGTCGTTCAAGGAACGCATGAAGATCGAGGCGCTGCTGCGTCGTGAGATCGAAGAGCTGTTCCACGGGCGCAACCTGGCCGAGTAAGGCACACCCTGCGATTTCGTCCGGGCCTGGCCCCGGCCGACCTCGTCCAGGCGGGACGGCCCGCCCTGTGGAACCGGTGTTTGCGCAAAATCGGGTTCCACGGCAGCTACCGACGACGGTCCGGTGTGAAAACACCGGGCCGTTTTGTTTTTGTTAACCCAAGGAATCCCCCATGCCCTGGATCTATCTTCTCGTGGCCGGTCTGTTCGAGATCGGCTTCGCCATCGGAATGAAGTACTCCGAAGGCTTCAGCAAGCCCCTTCCCACGCTGGCCACCGTCGCCGCCGCCCTGGTCAGCCTCTACCTGATGAGCCAGGCCATGAAATCCATTCCGGTCGGCACCGCCTATGCGATCTGGACCGGGATCGGCGCACTGGGCGTGGCGATGCTGGGCATCTTCCTGTTCGGCGACAGCGCTTCGCCGTCGCGGCTGGCCTGCATCGCGTTGATCGTGGCCGGGGTGATCGGGCTGAAGCTGGTCTCGGTCTGATCGTCGCCCGGCCAACGGTCGGACGCTACCGCTGGGCCTCCGCGCCACCGCGGCAGGTATCGACCGTTGGTCGATACGCCGTTACAACCGGTACGCGATGGTCTTCATGACCTTGGAGGCCAGCGCCATCACCGATGGGATCGGGGCGGGCAGCCTGCGCGCGCCGGCATGCTCGGCGTGGTCGGCGTGGCGGGCCTCGTCGATCTTCATCACCTTGATCACCTCGCGGCTGCGCAGGTCGGCCGGCGGCAGGGTGTCCAGGTGTTCGTCCAGATGGGCTTCCACCTGGCGCTCGGTTTCAACCACGAAACCCAGGTTCCAGCCGTCCCCGCGCAGGCCCGCCAGGGTGCCGATGGTGTAGCTGCCGGCATACCAGATCGGGTTGAACAGGCTGGGACGGCTGTCCAGTTCGCGCAGGCGCTGGGCGCACCAGGCCAGGTGGTCGGTCTCTTCCTGGGCCGCATCGAGCAGGTGGGCGCGGGTTTCCGGCTCGCGGGCGACCGCGGCCTGGCCGAAGTACAGGCCCTGGGCGCAGACCTCGCCGACGTGGTTGATGCGCATCAGGCCGGCGGCGTGGCGGCGCTCGGGTGCGGCCATCTGCACGTCCGGGGTGCCCTCGGCGGGGTAGGGGCGGCTGGCCGGCGGGTTGCCGAACACCGTATCCAGGGCCCGCTGGGCTTCGGTCAGCAGGTGGTCGAGCGGGGTGATCTGGCGGAGCGCGGTCATGGCAGGCGGTGTCGCGGCGGGGGACCGTCGATTCTCGCCCCATGGGGCCGGTGTGCCAAGCCGGGATCGGGGTCAACTTGCATGTGGTGGGGATGGCCAGTACAATCCCGCCTCTTCACAACGCGTGGCAGAGTTCCGGCCGTACTGCGCCGTAATGAGCCCGACCTACTTGAGTTCTTTCATGAGCACTTTCACTGCAAAGTCCGAGACCGTCCAGCGCGACTGGTATCTCGTCGACGCTTCCGGCAAGACGCTGGGCCGTCTGTCCACCGAGCTGGCCCGCCGTCTGCGCGGCAAGCACAAGCCGGTCTACACCCCCCACGTTGATACCGGTGATTACCTGGTTGTCATCAATGCAGAAAAGATTGCCGTCACCGGCAACAAGCTGCAGGACAAGCTGTACCACCGCTTCACTGGCTACATCGGCAACCTGAAGACCGAAACTCTGGCCCAGGCGCTTGAGCGCCACCCGGAGCGCGTCATCGAGACCGCCGTCAAGGGCATGCTGCCGAAGGGCCCGCTGGGCCGCGCCATGTACCGCAAGCTCAAGGTGTACTCGGGTTCCGAGCACCCGCACGCCGCTCAGCAGCCCCAGGTTCTGGATATCTAATCATGGCTATCACGCAAAACTACGGCACCGGCCGCCGCAAGTCCTCCACCGCCCGCGTGTTCCTGCGCAAGGGCGCCGGCAACATCACCGTCAATGGCCGTCCGCTGGACGAGTTCTTTGGCCGTGAGACTGCACGCATGATCGTGCGTCAGCCGCTGGAACTGACCAAGAACACCGAAACCTTCGACAT contains the following coding sequences:
- the sugE gene encoding quaternary ammonium compound efflux SMR transporter SugE — its product is MPWIYLLVAGLFEIGFAIGMKYSEGFSKPLPTLATVAAALVSLYLMSQAMKSIPVGTAYAIWTGIGALGVAMLGIFLFGDSASPSRLACIALIVAGVIGLKLVSV
- the coq7 gene encoding 2-polyprenyl-3-methyl-6-methoxy-1,4-benzoquinone monooxygenase, translated to MTALRQITPLDHLLTEAQRALDTVFGNPPASRPYPAEGTPDVQMAAPERRHAAGLMRINHVGEVCAQGLYFGQAAVAREPETRAHLLDAAQEETDHLAWCAQRLRELDSRPSLFNPIWYAGSYTIGTLAGLRGDGWNLGFVVETERQVEAHLDEHLDTLPPADLRSREVIKVMKIDEARHADHAEHAGARRLPAPIPSVMALASKVMKTIAYRL
- the rplM gene encoding 50S ribosomal protein L13, encoding MSTFTAKSETVQRDWYLVDASGKTLGRLSTELARRLRGKHKPVYTPHVDTGDYLVVINAEKIAVTGNKLQDKLYHRFTGYIGNLKTETLAQALERHPERVIETAVKGMLPKGPLGRAMYRKLKVYSGSEHPHAAQQPQVLDI